The Apostichopus japonicus isolate 1M-3 chromosome 12, ASM3797524v1, whole genome shotgun sequence sequence gtagtacattTCAAACTATTTCAGTGTTTAAAATTATTGAAATGATACTATTTATGCTGATGCACttgatttttttatatcttggtattaataatatttacaatagtCAATGCAAAAGCTGTCTTTTTTCTTGTGCGATTTTCCTCATTCCTTTGGAGACTTATGTTTGTAATCATCATTGCAACTGCGTAAAATCTGCAACCCATTAATTTCATAATTCAATAATCTGTATGAATACCTAAAATAAATTCACAGTTTTCCCCTTGAGGCCAGATCACAAGATAAGATACAACATTATTAGGCTTTTATTATGCTAGCAGATAAACTGTTGGGTGTATGGTTACATGGATTGCCTTTTCTTTGTACAGGTTTACAGAATGATCATAAAGCTATTATGGCTGATATAGAGGTCGGTTTGCATGAGCTTCATGCAGTAGAGAGAACAACAGCTGGTGCCGCACAGGCTCACCAAAATGGATCTAAAGGAACAGAACTTCCACAAACATTTGCTTTAGTGGATTTGGTCTCCACATCTTCACCTGCAGAGAAAGCTGTAAGTGCATGCTATAGAGtagagcaggggttccctaactggggtgcatgaacccccaggggtgcgtgagtccatcccagggggttcgtgagacgtttctgaaagtcaaaactagagtactttttgttgaactaaaatctgatatatcatataatttagtaatgtataAAAGTTGGTCGTCATGAAAACAAAGCTGTGGGCACGCCTTGACGTCGGCCCTGACATGAGGGTAGGTGGCCCATCTCCAAGACAGCTCCGATGATCAAACGCCTCGTGGAGGAGCATCCATCTCATCGTGTGTGATGGGTGATCGATGCGTGATACAAttcgtgatctgatcttgaagtttccaaataaatgtttctttatctcttgttttttttcattacaatattacactataaaCTTGATCTTATacaaagcactgttatgcgtattattgtatattaatgactcagatcgtgtctcgaaaagttggggatTCGTGGataactctgacatccacagggggttcgtgggggaataaagttagggaaaccctggagTAGAGGTTTGCAATCAATTGTCTGAGCGGGTCATAAGAGAGATATTATTTGGAGAAAAGGCCAGAGAGGACCAAATTCTTACTGCAACTAAATTAAGCAATATGCAGATAGGGTAATCAAGATAAAAGCATATTGTACCAGATTAATGCAAGATTGTGGactgtttataatatacttTTGTTGTGTGTCGGTTTGAAATCTTGTTAAGAATCATAGTATTTAAAGCTGCCAATTTTTGTTCTCTTTAATTTGCCTCAAACAGGTAGTATCACACTGATTTATTAAAGGAACCAATAAGATATTTAAGCTTTAAaatagcacaaaaaaaaaacccaatcaAAGAAGACATAAAGTTGGATGCTCACTGGGCAAAAACACTTTTTTGGAAGGTCTTTCtcaagtacccccccccccccccatactgTATGTAACTGATGTTCAAATACAACAGATGAGTTAGGAAAAAGAGAAGGAAGGGAATATGTTACAAGCTAGGTcattttgctttttattacATTGACATTAGTTGGGAACTTCCTTACTATTTGAGCATGCAAGCAAAGTATTCACAGATATATATAAACAACTTGCTTTATGCAATGCATTGTTGTCGCAAACACATTTCCAAGCGTTTTGCCCTGAATAAAATTTCTCCTTTGATGTTTCTCCGAGAACTTTCTATGGTTAACTCTATTGTTTTCCATTCTTCTCTTTCAATGGCTTCAGGGTCTTCAGGTTGGAGACAGGATTGTTGAGTTTGGATCTGTAGCTGCAGACAACTTTAAATCGATGAGAGATATTGGTTCCTTGGTACAGCACAGTCAAGGAGTAAGTATAGCGGTATTGCAAGTTCATTTTGTAATTGGTAGAGCTGGTTAGTTTAGCCACTATAAGGTTAGTTTAGCCACCATATGGTTAGTTGAGCCATGATATGGTTAGTTTAGCCACTATATTGTTAGTTTAACCACTATATGGTAAGTTTAGCCACGATATGGTTAGTTCAGACACTACAGTATATGATTAGTTCAGATACTATATGGTTAGTTTAGCCACGACATGGTTAGTTCAGACTCTATGTCGTTAGTTTAACCACTATATGGTTAGTTCAGACACTATATGGTTAGTTTAGCCACTATATGGTTAGTTTAGCCACTATATAGTTCAGACACAAGTTGGTTAGTTGATACACTATATGGTTAGTTCAGACACTCTATGCTTAGTTTAGACACTATGTGGTTTGTTTAGACACTATGTAGTTCAGCCACTTTATGTATATGATTTATGTGAACTTTTATTCCTATGCTCATAATGTAATAAATCTTTAAATTTTAGATGTTTTCTGGAGGAATACAGTAATGAGGAAGTGGTTCTGGGATTTGAGATTATTCCAGGTTTGGTATTGCTCCAAATTGGATTTGGGAGTATCCCTTGCTTTGTTGTGATTGCATTTTGTATAAAGAAAGAGAGAGGTACAGGCATGACCAAATTTTATGTGAGCAAATGGAAAGATTCATCAGACAGCTTTTCATGTACATGAGAGTATTTTGtcagttttcattatttttactgATTATTGACAGATGAGAGCTTAAATTGGCTGCTAGCTGGTAATCTTGAAAGCAGTTTGCAATTATTTACGTCATGTTGTTACATTTAACCTAGAAAGCTTTAATAGTTGAATAAGAGAAACAGAGAGATGGTTTCAGGTTATAACCTGAATAAAAAAAGTTTTGTCACTCAAAACCTGTTTTCTGTTCACAGAAGTCCATCCGAGTGGTTGTAGTCAGAGAGAGCCAAGTAACAGCCTTGTCACTTACTCCAAGTGTATGGGATGGTAGAGGGTTACTTGGGTAAGTGTTTATAATACTCTTTCATCTATAGATAACAAAATTATTTGTCAGATTAAGGAGCTACTATGGCTGGCATAGGAGATCTCTTTCTTGAATTACAGAGTATCGGATGGTTGAGGTCTCAGCGAGGGGGTTCATAAAATACTCCTTGAGCAGATTGTTCTCATCAAGAGATATAATCAGGTAGTTATTTTTACGAAGCTgacaaaaagagagaaataatatCAATTTGTAAGATGAAAGGAAGAGTTTTGCAGTATCACATCCTTAAGATACAGTACCTGTGAAAATTATGTTATAAGGTTTACAAAGGTATTCATCTCTTtagtaaaattgaaaaaaaaaaatgcttttgtGGGACCTAATCCTTACCTTCCAGAGCCAAGGAAGAATGACGTTTACAAGAGTAAGCTTATAAAGTCCCCTCAAAGTGTTTTTGTCAGTGCTTCTTATAATTGTCAGCTGTAGCGATGCCAAGTCAAATGGAACTTCAATATTTATCAGTAATTCCATATTTTTTGTAATTTGCCCTATTTCTGCATATGTTTTTAAGAATTGAAATTTCATAACGTACAATTATACTTGAATGTGTGTATTCCTATATATGTCTGTCAGTTTGTGACTAACCATTTCAATCTTCAGAACTTAATTCTATTAGTAATTATGATATAACGTTATTTTCTTGTCAATATTGTACTACATTTTAGTAAAATACTTCTTGCTACATTGCAGACTACATGGTTAACAACCCACTATTATAAATCTGTTCATTCCCAGGTGCAACATCACTCCACTCAGATGAAACTCCAAGCTGCAACTTCTAGAAGAGGAAGTCAGAGGGGCTCACTTCTGCCAGCTTCCCAGTTAAAAGATGACACAAATATTACACTATGACAAGTTGTTTCTTAGGCATTAACATTGTACAGAGTGTGCTGAAGTTGTGTTTATGGCACAGCCAATCTGCCAAGTTGGTTTAGGTCAAAATACTTTGAAATTGCAACCTTAGATATTCTCAGCATGGTTAAACCGACAACTGAGTTTGAATGGATTATTAATGTACTGGTAGTTATTTTCTGATTGAAGGCTTGTTATGTATAGAGCAGACCTGGTTTCATCTGTACAGAGGAACAACAAAATGTTGATGTTGGATCCAGTAGTAACAACAGATGACAATTACTCAACTTTGATGCTGTCGACACACAGCATTGCATCACAATGTATGAATGTGTTGAACTGTTGATTGGGTCTTGAAATTCTAAATGAATCAAACATTGTCTTAAATTGTGCTAGCACAACACAGAATTCATCAGAGTTTGACCATCATGTccataggcataggagcccaatttgatttggggggggggggctgtaatgacttgcccgaaaaatataaccattttatatcatataggcatgcatcgatTAATGCAtcgcatgctaattacattgaAATGTTTTCCGTGTtttttacccttccatattggttataattattggggaagttgttacaataataatgataataataataataagtttaacacttgaaaaacacattgcaaattatttttctttcagtaggtgcccgaaaaattctcagcccTTTttcccaaattttcacaaaatttttttgttggggggagggggggctgcagcccccgcctcctacgcctatgatggCGACGTATGCAGGGTTTCCCCTGGGATTTCTTGTATGAGAGGCTGTAACGGGTTTGTGACACTGGATGGCGTGAGCATACCGGGGGGGAGGGTGTCTGGGGAATGGTCTGCCTGGAATATTTTATAAAAGTCTCAgtacgtgtttgccaaatttaagctTCGACCTTTACAGCTTACTACACTAAAATCCGTGAAAATGACACCGTcttatgcaattttcatatcaatattcatgatttttatTAGGTTGTCTGTCGTTaaaattttgagctgaataaaattcgccagatttatgAACGAGttcgtagattctacaaacttcaatcataatttgcaagccccgcccaacagatcatgcaccaatcaaatctctcttttttgtttACGACAGTTAGGCTTACTTTTACTTTGGTGGTTAGCCTATCCTAGGTCGCTTCTCTTGAACATTATCTCTCTCGGTCTTACCAATGTAGCTTGcgaattgtgtcatttccttctaTTGCAATGAattaaacaggtgttttcagacgatTCCTCCATGGAATTGTAAAAGTGGATGATACGAGTATAGGACTGCGTTAAAATTTTGATCGGACTgcatgtgtagactattttgtttacatttgtgtaatgaacatgctgtcATGGGCGGtcacagtgattttacggtaaatcttTGAATATAATATTGAATTTTCTTTGggagtttgttttccgaaattcatcagcaaacacgtattgagactatAAACACCGTAATGTCAATCAACCTAACAAATAAATTAGATAAAAATGCTATATTAAATAGGCAGAAGAACTTTTTATTTGCTGCTGTAATTTATTTAGTGTTCACAACCAATTTTTCAATGTCAGATGATGGCAACTTGGATTGCAATCATTTCATCTTTCATTCCCTCTCTGAAACAGTGGGGCggtttatatttgtatttgttataCATAATGATTATCGGGGGAAACCCTGTGTATAGTCTGTTGGCATTTATGGTGTTTCCAAAATTCTGTATTTGTGTTTTAAAATTCCATAAAAAATAACAGTGAAAAGTCTACC is a genomic window containing:
- the LOC139977144 gene encoding 26S proteasome non-ATPase regulatory subunit 9-like is translated as MAASLRERVTELIAKKDGIEAEIKELQDVLQTQQNVGMDGPLIDVEGYPRNDIDVYSVRTARHKIICLQNDHKAIMADIEVGLHELHAVERTTAGAAQAHQNGSKGTELPQTFALVDLVSTSSPAEKAGLQVGDRIVEFGSVAADNFKSMRDIGSLVQHSQGKSIRVVVVRESQVTALSLTPSVWDGRGLLGCNITPLR